The Streptomyces sp. B3I8 nucleotide sequence GGCTCCCACAGCCGGGTCAGGCCGCCGCCGACGTTGTTGCGCCGCAGCACGGCGATCATCACGTACTCGTGCCCGTCGTGGTGGACGCCCTCAGGGGTCAGCGGGCCGGCCTTCTCACCGGTGGCCCGGGTGCGGTTCTGGTGCACGTTGATCTGCCAGTCGTCCGCGGTGTCCAGCGGAAAGGCCTCCGCGCCGGCCCGGATGAGGGGCGTGAAGTCCACCTCGATCGGCAGGTACCCCCGGCGCATTCCGCCGCCGACCTTGTTGAACTTCTTGAACGCGGTGTAATCCCGGTGCGGCAGGAGCTCGAAGGTCCAGCCGGAGCCTTTTTCGTGACTCATCCGGTACTGCGAGAACCGCTTGAACCGTGTTCCGTTTCCCATGTAGTCGTCGACCGGGCAGTTGTCGTAACTATCCAGTATGTCCTGCTGGATCGCCGGGAGGTCGATGACGGAGAAGTGCTGTTCGGACAGAGGCATGAAGTGCGGCTTCCTTCCCGAGAGGCATGTTCCACGAAAGCGTCGCTGGTCTTTTCCGAGGGGGCCTTTCCGTGCGGCTGAGGACTAGCCGGAAACCGGCTGCATGCTTTCTGCGGAGGCGTGGTGCTCCGGCTTTTCGCCGGGCATCCGCCCGGACACCTCGGCGAGTCGTTCGTCGAGATAGCGGGCCGAGGAATTGAGCCGCCACAGCGCCCCGCGGGCGATTCCCCGGCGCATGTACTCCGACGGCGCGGACGGTTTCACGATGTTGTGGAACCAGCCGGCCGCGTGCTGGGAGTCCACGGTGATGTGCAGCCGGTGGTAGACGATTCCCACCTCGGGCAGGCCGAGGCGCTCCCACGCGCTCACCACCTGCACGAACCGGTCCGGCACCAGCCATTCGGTCATGCCCAGGAAGCCGACGGCCTCCGGATAGCGGTGGCGGTACCGGCTGAGGAGCACCGCGAGGTTCCCGCTCAGCAGGGCGGTGGCGGTCAGCGACTCCTCCAGCTCCCGCTGGGACACCTCGAACACGTCGAATATCTGGTTGAAGAGATGGGTGTGGACCTCCGCGGGCTTCCCGTTCCCCATCTCGTCCCAGAAGTTGCCCGCGATCTCCATTTTCGCGGGGCCGGAGGTGCCCACCTGCATCAGGGCCAGCAGGTCGTCGAACCGGCCGTCGACGACCGACTCCTGGATCATGTACGTGCGCACATCCGCCGCCGTCGCGTGATGGCGGATGAAATCCATGTAGTACGGGTGCTTGAACACGCGGTGGCGCCGCGCCCGGTCCTTGAGCCAGGACAGGTACGCGCCGGGCTCGGCGGGCAGATCCTCCAGCAGCGTGCCGTCCAGCTGCCGGTCCTCGCCCTCCAGCGTCGCCCGTTCCAGGAGCCGGGTCACCTCGTGGACCGCGGTCGAGCCCTCCGCGGTCGGTTCCTCGGGGATGCGCAGGATCAGGTTGTAGATGCGGGAAAGCAGGAGCTGCTGGTGGTAGAAGCCCTCGGAATCGCCGGCGAGTGCGGCGCCGTTCAGTTCCGCGACCGCCGCCAGTATTCGGGTGCGTTCCTTTCCGGCGAATCCACGATCCACCTCGTCGGCCGGTTTCGACAGCCAGCCGGAGACTTCCTCGACCAGCGCTGACGAGTCGTACACGGGACCCACTCCTTCGGGTTCGGGCGTCATGTCACGGAAGGTGCATACGGTGATTCCCGGCCAGATTTACGGTGCGATGAAGGTGTGGCCGCAAATCGTCTTGCCTCGGCCGTCGATCACCGGATGCATAAAGACTCGCAGGTGCCGGTGGCATCTGTGTGGCGGGGCGGTGGCGCGGGTTTTGGGTGGCCGGAACCTCACCTTTCGCCGTGTCGCCGCGAGCCCGATCCGTGTCGTACGCAGTGATCATCGTGATCGCAGGGGATCTTCGACGGGAGACGTCAATGGCGACGCAGGCGGAAGGTTTGGAATTTCTTTTACTCGGCCCGTTGTGTGTGAGGAGCGAGGGAAGGGAAGTGCTCGTTCCCGCCGCGAAGTTGCGGATCGTTCTGGCGGCGATGCTGCTGCACGCCAACCAGACGGTCACCGCGGACGAACTGGTCCGGCACCTGTGGGGCGAGAACCCGCCCAAAGGTGCCCACATCACTGTGCGGTCCTACGTCATGCGACTGCGCCGCACACTGCTTCCGTGCCGGGACCGGACGCCGGAGCCGATCCGCACCGTCCCCGGCGGCTACCTCCTGACCGCCGACGACTCCCAGCTGGACCTGCTGCGCTTCCGCGGCGCGCTGGCGGCGGCCCAGCGCGCCGCCGGCGACGGCGACCACGCGCGACGGGGCACGCTGCTGCGCGAGGCGCTGGGCCTGTGGAACGGGCCCGCGCTGTCCGACGTGCCCTCCGACTCCCTGCACCGCGACTTCGTGCCGGGACTCACCGAACTCCACCACAGCGCGCTGGAGCAGCGCATCGACCTCGACCTCGAACGCGGGGCGCACCGTGAGGTCGTCGCCGAACTGCACGACGTGGTGCGGACCTCCCCGTGGCGGGAACGGTTCTGGGCGCAGCTCATGCTGGCGCTCTACCGGCAGGGCCGGCAGGCCGAGGCGCTCGACGCGTACCAGCGGATCGCCGAGCGGCTGCGCACCGAACTCGGCATCGCCGTCGGTTCGGAGCTGCGGCGGCTGCACCAGCGCATCCTCGCGGGCGACCCGGCGCTGGACCTGCCCGTCCGCGCCGCCGCGCCCGCCTTCGCCGCTCCGGTCGCGGGCCGGGTACCGCGCGAACTGCCCGCCGATCCGCAGGACTTCGTCGGGCGCCACGCCCAGCTCGGCCAGCTGCGCGAACTGCTGACCGCGCCGGACCGGAGCGACGGCGCGGTCACGGTCGGCGTGGTGGACGGCATGGCGGGCGTCGGCAAGACCGCATTCGCCGTGCACCTCGCCCACCAGCTCGCCCCGCACTTCCCCGACGGTCAGCTCTTCGTCGACCTCCAGGGGTTCGCGCAGCCCCGGCCCGCCGTCCGGCCGGCCGCCGTGCTGGGCATACTGCTGCGGTCGCTGGGCGTGCCGGGGCCCGAACTGCCGTCCGGCACGGGCGCCCGCGCGTCGTTGTTCCGCGGTCTGACGCGGCACCGGCGGATGCTGCTGGTGCTGGACGACGTCGTGGACGAGGCGCAGATCCAGCCGTTGCTGCCGCTCGCGCCGGGCTGCCGGGCCCTCGTGACCAGCCGCTGCCGGCTGGCCCGGCTGGACCGGTCGTCGCTGCTCACCCTGGACCTCCTCGCCCCGGGCGAGGCCTCCCGGCTGTTCACGGACGTCGTCGGCGCGCGCCGTATCGGGGCCGAACCGGTCCACCTGATCGAGGCGGTCGTCGAACAGTGCGGGCGGCTGCCGCTGGCCCTCAAACTCGCCGGCGCCCGGCTGCGGGCCCGCCCCGGCTGGAACCTCAGCCATCTGGCGGAACGTCTCTCCTCGGGCCCCTCGTCCGGTGCCTACGGCATCGCCCGCTCGCTCCAGCTCTCGTATCTGCGGCTGTCGGCCCCGCAGCGACGGATGCTGCACCGCCTCGCGCTGCGCAAGGAGCGGGACATCGACAGCCAGGCGGCCGCGCCGCTCGCCGGGGTCACGCCCGGCGAGGCCGAGACCCTGCTGGAGGGCCTCGCCGACGCCAATCTCCTCCAGGAGCCGACCCCGGGCCGGTACCGGCTGCACCATCTGGTGCAGACCTTCGCCGCCCATCAGGAGGCCGCCTGACGGGCGGTGATCAGCGGCCCCGCCCCCGACCGCCCCGCTCCCGACCGCCGCGGCCGGGGGCGGGGCCGCCCGCGCCCGGGGACGCGGGGGCCCGCGGCGGCCTCGGCCGTCGGAGCCGGAGGGACTGTGGGGTCCACGGTCTTGTGCGCACCGGCTCCTCGGCGAACGCCGAGTTCCGCGTGACATGAGCACGGTCCGCGTCGGCGTGGCATGAGCGAACGGTGTCGTTCGGGCAGACCGACTGTCACAATCGGTGCCGGTCGCATCACCTGGTCCACATAGCTGGTGGTGGCGGTGTCGCAGGGCGTCCGGATCTCTGTCGGCCACCCGCCGGAATGCAGCCGGGCAACCGGACAAGGGGGGTCTCCTCACCAGAGAGGACCTAGGCCTCTCGTTCGGATCATTCCGGCGTCGCGGGGTCCGGCACGCGCCTGTGCGGCGTTGTCGTCGGTTGCCGGGGCTCCGCCCTGGCGTCCTCCTCCGCCTCGCAGCCGCACGCACCGGACCCCGCTCGGGTCGGTCGAAGACGCACCGCGCCTCCCGGCCGGCCCGATCCAGACGAAAGACCCTAGGGCCGGGGGCATGGTGCCGTTGGACGGGGCATGCTCCGTGGGCGTGTTGCCCGGTGCGCAGCGGGCGGGCGCGGTGACCGATCCGTGAGAGGGGAGTGGTGATGGATCCGATCTCAGCAGCCGCGCTGGCGGCTCTGGCAGGGGGTATCGGTGGTGAGGCCGGCCGACAGGCGTGGGCGGCGTTGGGTGCGCTGATCCACCGCCCGTTCCGCCGCGCCGGGGCCGACGACGAGGCCGGTGCGCTCGTGGTGAGTTCCGGTGAGGCCGAGCTCACAGCACTGACGCAGAATCCCGGCGAGTTGGAGCGGGCCCAGCGATTGAGTACGGCCCTTGCCGTGCGCGCCGCGCTCAACGCGGAGTTCCGCCTCGCACTGGAGAACTGGTGGCAGCAGGCGCAGTCGGTGCGTACCAGTGAGGGTGCGGTGTCGAACCAGGTCAGCGGGGGCACCCAGTACGGCCCCGTCGTCATGGGCAGGGACTTCTCCGGTCTCACCATCACCGCCCACGGCTCGGCCGCTCCTCGTGCGGTGCCCGCCGACACGCACGGACCGACGCCCCCTGCCCCAGGTGGCGCGGCGCCTTCCGCCGCGGCCGGCGCGCAAGAGGATTGAACCG carries:
- a CDS encoding 2OG-Fe dioxygenase family protein, with protein sequence MPLSEQHFSVIDLPAIQQDILDSYDNCPVDDYMGNGTRFKRFSQYRMSHEKGSGWTFELLPHRDYTAFKKFNKVGGGMRRGYLPIEVDFTPLIRAGAEAFPLDTADDWQINVHQNRTRATGEKAGPLTPEGVHHDGHEYVMIAVLRRNNVGGGLTRLWEPGATEPFWNGTLDAGQAVLLDDRAIAHDVTDVLSADGGPGHRDIVIVAFSRWSEKWYGDDHDEAVLSDAEEAAAM
- a CDS encoding iron-containing redox enzyme family protein, which codes for MYDSSALVEEVSGWLSKPADEVDRGFAGKERTRILAAVAELNGAALAGDSEGFYHQQLLLSRIYNLILRIPEEPTAEGSTAVHEVTRLLERATLEGEDRQLDGTLLEDLPAEPGAYLSWLKDRARRHRVFKHPYYMDFIRHHATAADVRTYMIQESVVDGRFDDLLALMQVGTSGPAKMEIAGNFWDEMGNGKPAEVHTHLFNQIFDVFEVSQRELEESLTATALLSGNLAVLLSRYRHRYPEAVGFLGMTEWLVPDRFVQVVSAWERLGLPEVGIVYHRLHITVDSQHAAGWFHNIVKPSAPSEYMRRGIARGALWRLNSSARYLDERLAEVSGRMPGEKPEHHASAESMQPVSG
- a CDS encoding AfsR/SARP family transcriptional regulator is translated as MLVPAAKLRIVLAAMLLHANQTVTADELVRHLWGENPPKGAHITVRSYVMRLRRTLLPCRDRTPEPIRTVPGGYLLTADDSQLDLLRFRGALAAAQRAAGDGDHARRGTLLREALGLWNGPALSDVPSDSLHRDFVPGLTELHHSALEQRIDLDLERGAHREVVAELHDVVRTSPWRERFWAQLMLALYRQGRQAEALDAYQRIAERLRTELGIAVGSELRRLHQRILAGDPALDLPVRAAAPAFAAPVAGRVPRELPADPQDFVGRHAQLGQLRELLTAPDRSDGAVTVGVVDGMAGVGKTAFAVHLAHQLAPHFPDGQLFVDLQGFAQPRPAVRPAAVLGILLRSLGVPGPELPSGTGARASLFRGLTRHRRMLLVLDDVVDEAQIQPLLPLAPGCRALVTSRCRLARLDRSSLLTLDLLAPGEASRLFTDVVGARRIGAEPVHLIEAVVEQCGRLPLALKLAGARLRARPGWNLSHLAERLSSGPSSGAYGIARSLQLSYLRLSAPQRRMLHRLALRKERDIDSQAAAPLAGVTPGEAETLLEGLADANLLQEPTPGRYRLHHLVQTFAAHQEAA